The Heliorestis convoluta genome includes the window CTGACTCAAACTTAGTGTGAGGCTTGATGGTGCCAGGCTTAGCCAAAACTTGACCGCGCTCAATGTCCTTACGCTCAACACCACGTAGCAGAGCACCGATGTTGTCACCAGCTTGCGCTTGGTCAAGAAGCTTACGGAACATCTCTACACCTGTGCAAACAGTTTTGCGAGTCTCTTCAGCGAGACCAACAATTTCAATTTCGTCGCCTACTTTAACAATACCACGCTCTACACGACCCGTAGCAACTGTACCACGACCGGTAATGGTGAAAACGTCTTCTACAGGCATCAAGAAAGGCTTGTCAATGTCACGCTCTGGAGTCGGGATGTACGAATCTACTTGATCCATAAGAGCCCAGATCTTTCCGCACCATTCGCAGCTGCGCTCAGCACAACCACACTCAAGTGCTTTTAGGCCAGAACCTGCTACTACAGGAATGTCATCACCAGGGAACTCATAGGAAGAAAGAAGTTCGCGAACTTCCATTTCTACTAGCTCCATCAGTTCTTCGTCATCCACCATATCAGCCTTGTTGAGCCATACTACGATGTAAGGAACGCCAACCTGACGTGCTAAGAGGATGTGTTCACGCGTCTGAGGCATTGGACCATCAGCAGCGGAACATACAAGAATCGCGCCGTCCATCTGGGCAGCACCGGTGATCATGTTTTTGATGTAGTCAGCGTGACCTGGGCAGTCAACGTGAGCATAGTGACGAGTCTCTGTCTCATACTCAACGTGCGCTGTGTTAATGGTAATACCACGCTCACGCTCTTCTGGTGCTGCATCGATTTCGTCGTATTTCTTAAATTCCGCACCGCCAGATTTGGAGAGTGTTAAGGTGATAGCAGCGGTAGTTGTAGTTTTACCGTGGTCAACGTGACCAATTGTACCAATGTTTACGTGAGGCTTTTTGCGCTCAAATTTGGCTTTTGCCATTGTATTCTCATCCTACCTTTCCAGGAAATGTTAGGTGGCTTGGCCACCATCTATAGGGCGAAGACCGTTCGTGACGGTTTAGCCTTGCCGCTTAGCCATAATTCCTTCTGCAATGTTTTTGGGTACTTCTTCGTAATGATCAAATTGCATTACATATTGGCCTCGACCTTGCGTGCGAGAACGCAAGTCTGTGGCATACCCAAACATTTCAGAAAGAGGCACGAAACCACGGACCACCTGTGAGTTGCCACGGGCTTCCATACCTTCAATGCGTCCCCGACGTGAGTTCATGTCACCAATGACATCACCCATGTATTCTTCAGGAACAACAACTTCAACCTTCATTACAGGCTCAAGTAACACAGGGTTACATTTTTTTGCGGCTTCTTTAAACGCCATAGAACCTGCAATTTTAAAGGCCATTTCAGAGGAGTCAACATCGTGATAAGAACCATCAACGAGGGTGACTTTAATATCTAATGTTGGGTATCCAGCTAAGATACCATTTTGCATGGCTTCGCGAATACCATTATCTACAGCAGGGATGTATTCTCTTGGAATAACACCACCGACAATTTTGTTAACAAATTCGTAGCCAGCGCCACCGGATTCTAGTGGTTCCATCTCAATGACACAATGACCGTATTGACCACGACCACCGGACTGACGAACAAACTTACCTTCCACCTTGGCTTTGCCACGAATTGTTTCTTTATAGGCAACTTGAGGACGACCTACATTGGCATCGACTTTAAACTCTCGTTGCATCCGGTCTACGATGATCTCCAAGTGGAGCTCACCCATACCAGAAATAATGGTCTGCCCTGTCTCTTGATCTGTATGCATGCGGAAAGTCGGATCTTCTTCTGAGAGACGCTGTAAAGCCACGCTCATTTTATCCTGGTCCGCTTTTGTTTTTGGTTCAATCGCTACAGAGATAACAGGCTCAGGGAATTGCATAGACTCTAAGATAATGGGGCTTTTTTCATCACAAAGAGTATCGCCTGTTGTTGTATCTTTCAGACCTACAGCCGCCGCAATATCACCTGTGTAAACCTGGGCAATCTCTTCGCGGTGGTTGGCGTGCATCTGCAAAATACGTCCAATGCGCTCTTTTTTGCCTTTTGTAGAGTTGAATACATAAGAGCCCGAGCCTAGAACACCGGAGTACACTCTGAAGAAGGCCAATTTACCTACATATGGGTCAGCCATAATCTTAAAGGCCAGTGCTGAGAAGGGCTGCTTATCATCGCTTTCACGCAGATCCTCGTCACCTGTATCAGGATTAACACCTTTGATAGCAGGCACGTCTGTAGGTGCTGGCATGTATTCAACAACAGAGTCCAACAAAGACTGTACGCCTTTATTCTTAAATGAAGAGCCACAGATAACTGGAATCATCTTAACTCCGATGGTTCCACGGCGTATGCCATCACGAATTTCTGCTTCTGTAAGTTCTTCGCCTTCGAGGTACTTCATCATCAGATCTTCGTCTGTTTCTGCAACAGCTTCTAAAAGCTTTTCCCTATACTCATTGGCCAGTTCAAGAAGATCTTCTGGAATTTCTGTTACGTCACTGGTCTTGCCAAGATCATCTACATAGACCATGGCCTTCATGGTGACTAAGTCAATAATTCCTTTGAATTGATCTTCTGAACCAATGGGAATCTGCAAGGGAACTGGATTGGCACCTAATCTGTCCTTAATCATGGAAACGCCACGGAAGAAGTCTGCCCCGACTCGATCCATTTTGTTAATATATGCAATTCTTGGTACACCATATTTATCGGCTTGCCGCCACACTGTCTCAGATTGAGGCTCTACGCCACCGACTGAGCAAAAGACAGCAACAGCCCCGTCTAACACCCGCAGGGAACGTTCTACTTCCACTGTGAAGTCCACGTGCCCGGGTGTGTCAATGATGTTAATACGATGCCCACGCCATTGACATGTTGTTGCAGCCGAAGTAATGGTGATTCCGCGCTCTTGCTCCTGAACCATCCAGTCCATTGTGGCCGCACCATCGTGAACTTCACCTAACTTATGAACACGACCGGTGTAGAAGAGGATACGTTCTGTTGTTGTCGTTTTTCCAGCATCAATATGAGCCATGATACCGATATTACGAGTCTTCTCTAATGGAAACTGTCTCGACACGCTCGTTCCCCCTTTCTAAGCTATTGTGGGGCATAGGTTTTTTTCAAGACTACCAACGATAATGAGCAAAAGCTTTGTTAGCTTCGGCCATTTTGTGAGTGTCTTCTTTTTTCTTAACAGAAGCACCTACATTGTTCGATGCATCGATGATTTCACCAGCAAGCTTATCTTCCATGCTTTTACCAGAGCGTTCGCGTGCATAGCGAATGAGCCAACGGATACCGAGAGTTTGTCGACGATCAGGGCGAACTTCAATCGGCACTTGATAGTTAGCACCACCAACACGACGAGCTTTTACTTCAAGTAAAGGCATGACATTCTTCATGGCTGCTTCTAAGACTTCCATGGGGTTTTTGCTGGTCTTTTCTTGTACCTGTTCAAAAGCCCCGTAGACGATTTGATCGGCAATGCTCTTTTTCCCGTCCAACATGATCTGGTTGGTCAATTTGGTTACCAACTTGGATTTATATATTGGATCAGGGAGAACATCCCGCTTTGGGATTGAACCACGACGTGGCATTCTTTTCCCCCCTTACAATGTACTAATTACCTTTTCGCTGCAGCTGCGCCTTTTTTAGGACGCTTGGTACCATATTTTGAACGACCTTGGTTACGGTTCTGAGTACCTGCTGTATCTAAGGCGCCTCTCACGATGTGATAACGCACACCAGGAAGGTCTTTTACACGACCACCCCGCACTAGAACGACAGAGTGTTCTTGGAGGTTGTGCCCGATACCGGGGATATAAGCAGTAACTTCAACCCCGTTAGTTAGACGAACCCTAGCCACCTTACGCAGAGCAGAGTTAGGTTTTTTCGGTGTCGTTGTATAGACCCGCGTGCAAACGCCTCTTTTCTGAGGACACTCTTTTAACGCCGGAGCCATAGATTTTTCTACGAGTTTCTTTCTACCCTTGCGAACCAATTGACTAATTGTTGGCATGAACATCCACCTCCTTCCCGGTATTCTTCAGCTTCCTTACAACTCATCCATGCGTATCCTTATCCGAGGAACGTACTAGTCTTCCAGTATGGCCGCCGAAGCTGAACCTACCTTGATTCCACAGGCCAAACCAAGGGCCTCCATGGTATCGATTTGAATGACAGGTACCGCTTTTTCCTCACATTTTTTCATTAAAGGGTTTATGACGTGAGGGTCAGCATCCTGAGCCACATAGACAACTTCTACTTGACCCTTTTCAACAGCCTTCAGGGTTTGCTTGGTTCCCACCGTCCTCTGGCGAGCTGTTTTCAAGCGTTCTAAAGGCATCGGTATCCTCCTTTAACGAATCACACACTTTACAATCGTATCACTTATTAACTACAATGTCAACAATATGTCTTATTTCCTCTGCGAAGTTCTGATGACTTCGCAGAGGAAATTTTTTGGGGTGCTTTTTTATTCGATTACGGCCAATTCGTCATTCTCGGCTTGAACTTCTCCGTCAACAACAACACGAATGTTGCGATATCTTGACATACCTGTTCCAGCAGGAATCAGCTTACCAATAATCACGTTTTCTTTCAAACCAAGTAATGGATCAACTTTTCCTTTGATGGCGGCTTCCGTTAATACTCTCGTTGTTTCTTGGAACGATGCAGCAGAGAGGAAAGAGTCGGTCGCTAGAGAGGCTTTGGTTATGCCTAAGAGTACAGGTCTTGCTGTAGCTGGTTCTCCATCTGATTCAATCGCACGTAGGTTTTCTAATTCGAAATCAGCAATATCAATAAGTCCACCTGGAAGAAGACTTGTATCACCTGACTCTTCTACTTTGACTTTGCGCATCATCTGACGGACCATGACCTCAATGTGCTTATCATTGATGTCAACACCTTGTAGTCGATAGACTCGCTGCACTTCTCGGAGCAAATAGGTTTGTACGCCCTGGATCCCTTTGACACGTAGTAAATCGTGGGGATTAACAGAACCCTCAGTCAGCTCTGTACCAGCCAATACTTTTTTTCCTTCTTCTACTTTAATTCTAGAGTTAAATGGAACGCTATATTGGTGATTTTCACCGTCTTCAGATATGATTTCGATGTCTTTACGACCTTTGTTTTCTACGATCTTAACAATACCATCTTCTTCTGCAATGATAGCTTGACCTTTGGGTTTTCTCGCTTCAAAAAGTTCTTCAATCCGCGGTAAACCTTGGGTGATGTCATCACCGGCTACACCACCTGTGTGGAAGGTACGCATTGTTAACTGTGTTCCTGGTTCACCAATGGATTGTGCAGCAATAATACCGACGGCTTCGCCGATTTCTACTGCTTTTCCTGTTGCTAAGTTACGTCCATAGCATTTCCTACAGACGCCATAGCGGGTTTTGCAAGTAAGGACAGAACGTATATATACAGGGCGACTCGGTAAAACCTGACGCTTAATCAGTTCTTCAATGCGAGTGGACGCCTCGTTGCCAATCTCTTCATCGACGACCGTTAGTTTTTCTCCTGTTTCAGGATCTACGATTTCTTCAAGTGCATAACGACCCGCGAGTCGATCGGACAATGGCTCAATAACCTGTCTGCCATCAACAATGGCGTCTACTGGAATGCCTTCTTCAGTTCCACAGTCAATTTCTCGAACAATGACATCTTGTGATACGTCAACGAGACGACGGGTTAAGTATCCCGAGTCGGCTGTACGCAAAGCTGTATCGGCCAGACCTTTCCGCGCACCATGGGTAGAGATAAAGTATTCTAATACGGTGAGACCTTCACGGAAATTCGCTTTAATAGGAAGGTCAATAATGCGACCTGAAGGATCGGCCATAAGTCCCCGCATACCTGCTAACTGACGAATCTGTTGTATATTACCACGGGCACCTGATGTTGCCATCATGTAAACAGGATTAAATTTATCCAGTGTTTCTAAAAGTGCTTTTGTAACATCATCCGTCGTTTTATTCCAGATATCGATAATTTTTTGGTATCGTTCTTCGCCCGTTATAAGGCCTCGACGATACTGCATTTCTACTTTTTCAACCCTACCATCTGCTTCTTTAAGCAGGTTGGATTTTTCTTCTGGCACGTCTACGTCGGTAATACCTACGGTAATACCTGCTCTGGTGGAATAGGTAAATCCAAGCTTCTTAATGCCATCTAGCATGGATGCCGTGTTGCCAATGCCCATTCTTTCATAACATCTGCCAACAATCTGACCTAGCTGCTTTTTACCTACTACTTCATTGACATAACCAACAGCAGGAGGTATTACAGAGTTAAAGATCAATCTGCCAACTGTCGTGATTAAAAAGCCTTTTTCATCTCGTTGATTGTCAGTCGCCTTGCTATAACGTAATGCTTCTTCAATTCTTTCACTCGTTCTTACACGAATTGAAGCTTGCAAATGAATTGCTTTCGCTTCAAAAGCAGCAATGGCTTCTTCAGGGTATGCAAATAAGCTACCTTCGCCAAAGACATTGTCACGTTGCACAGTTAAGTAATAAGCACCGATGACCATATCTTGTGTAGGAGTTGCTACAGGACGACCATCTTTGGGGTTGAGAATGTTATGGGCTGATAACATGAGGTTCCGGGCCTCTGCTTGGGCTTCTGCTGAAAGAGGTACGTGAACAGCCAATTGGTCTCCGTCAAAGTCAGCGTTGTAGGCTGTACAGACCAGAGGGTGTATTTGTAAAGCTCTTCCTTCAACGAGGACCGGCTCAAAAGCTTGAATTCCCAGGCGGTGCAAAGTAGGCGCACGGTTCAATAAGACAGGATGCTCAGCAATAACTTCTTCTAGTACATCCCATACTTCGTTCTTCACTCTTTCGACCATACGCTTTGCACTTTTGATGTTATGAGCATGACCTTCTTCTACCAGCTTTTTCATAACAAAAGGTTTGAAAAGCTCTAGGGCCATTTCTTTCGGCAATCCACACTGGTGCATCGACAACTCTGGACCTACAACAATAACAGATCGACCGGAGTAGTCAACACGCTTTCCAAGTAAGTTCTGACGGAATCGACCTTGCTTGCCTTTTAACATATCAGACAAGGATTTGAGTGGGCGATTGCCCGGACCTGTAACAGGTCGTCCCCGCCTTCCATTGTCGATGAGTGCGTCTACGGCTTCTTGCAACATTCTTTTCTCGTTACGAACAATAATATCTGGCGCTCCTAAATCGAGCAGCCTTTTCAATCGATTGTTACGGTTGATGACACGACGATATAGATCGTTCAGATCAGATGTAGCAAAGCGACCACCGTCTAGCTGAACCATCGGCCTAAGTTCAGGCGGAATTACGGGAATAGCATCCATAATCATCCACTCTGGACGATTGCCGGAGTGTTTAAATGCTTCTACCACTTCGAGCCTTCTGATAGCACGAACTTTTCTCTGTCCCGTTACTTCTTTTAGCTCTTGTCGTAGTTCTTGGCAGAGCTGCTCTAAGTCCATCTCCGCTAACAATTCCTTAATCGCTTCAGCGCCCATGCCAGCGCGGAAACGATTGGCGTGCTTCTCCCGATGTTCGCGATACTCCGTTTCTGTTAGGAGCTGCTTTTTCATCAAGGTTGTATCGCCTGCATCAATAACGATGTACGAGACAAAGTAGAGAACTTTCTCTAAGGAACGAGGCGACATATCAAGAATTAGACCCATTCGGCTTGGTATGCCTTTGAAGTACCAAATATGGGAAACGGGTGCAGCCAGTTCGATATGGCCCAACCTCTCGCGTCGAACTTTGGAACGAGTTACTTCTACGCCACATCGGTCACAGACTATGCTTTATAGCGGACTCTCTTATACTTACCACAATGGCATTCCCAGTCACGAGTCGGTCCAAAAATCCGCTCACAAAATAAGCCGTCTCTTTCTGGTTTTAAAGTTCGATAGTTGATGGTTTCAGGTTTTTTGACTTCTCCACTAGACCAGTGTCTGATTAAGTCTGCTGAAGCCAACCCAATCCGCATGCGATCAAAATTATTGACGTCGAGCAACGGTTTCTCTCCCTTCCGGGTCGTCACTAGGGGCATCGTTCATTCTGATGCCCCCTTTTGCTTTGCGATTGTAAAAAGCCAAGACGTGACCTTTAATCATCCAGTTCATCTTCTACTTCTTCAAGCGTGGCTATTACACCCTCATCTTCCTCGTTCTCGTCTCCATCCTCTTCTCCCTCGCCACCTTGTTCTTCTGACGCTTCTGCTTTACTCGGCCCTCTACGCTTCTCTTCACCTTGAATGTCAATTCCTAGCTCTTTGGCCGTTTCTGCTACATCTTCATCAACTTCTTTGATCTCGATCTCTTGTTCGTCTTCTGAAAGAATTTTGACATCGAGTCCAAGGCTTTGTAGTTCTTTTATCAATACTTTGAAGGACTCAGGCACACCAGGCTCAGGGATATTCTCACCTTTTACGATTGCTTCATAAGTTTTAACACGTCCGACGACATCGTCTGATTTAACCGTTAAGATTTCTTGAAGTGTATATGCAGCACCATAGGCCTCGAGAGCCCAGACTTCCATCTCTC containing:
- the tuf gene encoding elongation factor Tu, whose translation is MAKAKFERKKPHVNIGTIGHVDHGKTTTTAAITLTLSKSGGAEFKKYDEIDAAPEERERGITINTAHVEYETETRHYAHVDCPGHADYIKNMITGAAQMDGAILVCSAADGPMPQTREHILLARQVGVPYIVVWLNKADMVDDEELMELVEMEVRELLSSYEFPGDDIPVVAGSGLKALECGCAERSCEWCGKIWALMDQVDSYIPTPERDIDKPFLMPVEDVFTITGRGTVATGRVERGIVKVGDEIEIVGLAEETRKTVCTGVEMFRKLLDQAQAGDNIGALLRGVERKDIERGQVLAKPGTIKPHTKFESEVYVLSKEEGGRHTPFFNGYRPQFYFRTTDVTGFIQLPDGVEMCMPGDNIKMIIELHKTIAIEEGLRFAIREGGRTVGAGVVTKVIV
- the fusA gene encoding elongation factor G translates to MSRQFPLEKTRNIGIMAHIDAGKTTTTERILFYTGRVHKLGEVHDGAATMDWMVQEQERGITITSAATTCQWRGHRINIIDTPGHVDFTVEVERSLRVLDGAVAVFCSVGGVEPQSETVWRQADKYGVPRIAYINKMDRVGADFFRGVSMIKDRLGANPVPLQIPIGSEDQFKGIIDLVTMKAMVYVDDLGKTSDVTEIPEDLLELANEYREKLLEAVAETDEDLMMKYLEGEELTEAEIRDGIRRGTIGVKMIPVICGSSFKNKGVQSLLDSVVEYMPAPTDVPAIKGVNPDTGDEDLRESDDKQPFSALAFKIMADPYVGKLAFFRVYSGVLGSGSYVFNSTKGKKERIGRILQMHANHREEIAQVYTGDIAAAVGLKDTTTGDTLCDEKSPIILESMQFPEPVISVAIEPKTKADQDKMSVALQRLSEEDPTFRMHTDQETGQTIISGMGELHLEIIVDRMQREFKVDANVGRPQVAYKETIRGKAKVEGKFVRQSGGRGQYGHCVIEMEPLESGGAGYEFVNKIVGGVIPREYIPAVDNGIREAMQNGILAGYPTLDIKVTLVDGSYHDVDSSEMAFKIAGSMAFKEAAKKCNPVLLEPVMKVEVVVPEEYMGDVIGDMNSRRGRIEGMEARGNSQVVRGFVPLSEMFGYATDLRSRTQGRGQYVMQFDHYEEVPKNIAEGIMAKRQG
- the rpsG gene encoding 30S ribosomal protein S7 produces the protein MPRRGSIPKRDVLPDPIYKSKLVTKLTNQIMLDGKKSIADQIVYGAFEQVQEKTSKNPMEVLEAAMKNVMPLLEVKARRVGGANYQVPIEVRPDRRQTLGIRWLIRYARERSGKSMEDKLAGEIIDASNNVGASVKKKEDTHKMAEANKAFAHYRW
- the rpsL gene encoding 30S ribosomal protein S12, whose translation is MPTISQLVRKGRKKLVEKSMAPALKECPQKRGVCTRVYTTTPKKPNSALRKVARVRLTNGVEVTAYIPGIGHNLQEHSVVLVRGGRVKDLPGVRYHIVRGALDTAGTQNRNQGRSKYGTKRPKKGAAAAKR
- a CDS encoding L7Ae/L30e/S12e/Gadd45 family ribosomal protein, coding for MPLERLKTARQRTVGTKQTLKAVEKGQVEVVYVAQDADPHVINPLMKKCEEKAVPVIQIDTMEALGLACGIKVGSASAAILED
- the rpoC gene encoding DNA-directed RNA polymerase subunit beta', whose amino-acid sequence is MGHIELAAPVSHIWYFKGIPSRMGLILDMSPRSLEKVLYFVSYIVIDAGDTTLMKKQLLTETEYREHREKHANRFRAGMGAEAIKELLAEMDLEQLCQELRQELKEVTGQRKVRAIRRLEVVEAFKHSGNRPEWMIMDAIPVIPPELRPMVQLDGGRFATSDLNDLYRRVINRNNRLKRLLDLGAPDIIVRNEKRMLQEAVDALIDNGRRGRPVTGPGNRPLKSLSDMLKGKQGRFRQNLLGKRVDYSGRSVIVVGPELSMHQCGLPKEMALELFKPFVMKKLVEEGHAHNIKSAKRMVERVKNEVWDVLEEVIAEHPVLLNRAPTLHRLGIQAFEPVLVEGRALQIHPLVCTAYNADFDGDQLAVHVPLSAEAQAEARNLMLSAHNILNPKDGRPVATPTQDMVIGAYYLTVQRDNVFGEGSLFAYPEEAIAAFEAKAIHLQASIRVRTSERIEEALRYSKATDNQRDEKGFLITTVGRLIFNSVIPPAVGYVNEVVGKKQLGQIVGRCYERMGIGNTASMLDGIKKLGFTYSTRAGITVGITDVDVPEEKSNLLKEADGRVEKVEMQYRRGLITGEERYQKIIDIWNKTTDDVTKALLETLDKFNPVYMMATSGARGNIQQIRQLAGMRGLMADPSGRIIDLPIKANFREGLTVLEYFISTHGARKGLADTALRTADSGYLTRRLVDVSQDVIVREIDCGTEEGIPVDAIVDGRQVIEPLSDRLAGRYALEEIVDPETGEKLTVVDEEIGNEASTRIEELIKRQVLPSRPVYIRSVLTCKTRYGVCRKCYGRNLATGKAVEIGEAVGIIAAQSIGEPGTQLTMRTFHTGGVAGDDITQGLPRIEELFEARKPKGQAIIAEEDGIVKIVENKGRKDIEIISEDGENHQYSVPFNSRIKVEEGKKVLAGTELTEGSVNPHDLLRVKGIQGVQTYLLREVQRVYRLQGVDINDKHIEVMVRQMMRKVKVEESGDTSLLPGGLIDIADFELENLRAIESDGEPATARPVLLGITKASLATDSFLSAASFQETTRVLTEAAIKGKVDPLLGLKENVIIGKLIPAGTGMSRYRNIRVVVDGEVQAENDELAVIE